The Natrinema caseinilyticum genomic sequence CACGAGCGTGGTCGTTCCCGGGATCGGCGCGCCGAGTTCCGTCGCCTGTCTCCGCTCGCTTCGACCACGCGGTGTCCGAACGATCGTCGGTTCCGAATCGCGGTCAACTCCGGCGGCTACGTCGGCGTATCGCGATGAGTTCGTCGGCCTTCCGGACCCGACGACGGATCTTCCCGGCTACGGGGACGACTTGCTTTCGCTCGCCGAACGCCCGGACGTCGAGACGATCATCCCCGTTCGCGAGGAAGACGTCTACGTCCTCGCGGACCGAAAAGGCGCGTTCGCCGACGAAATCGCGACTCCCTGGCCGGACTTCGATACCCTCCGACGCGTCCAGGACCGCATCGACCTCTTCGACGCCGCCGACGCGGCCGGCGTCGCGGCCCCCGAAACCGAACGCCTCGACGAGTGGGACGACTGGGACCGGGAGACGATCGTCAAACCGCGCTACACCGTGGCCGCCCCCGAGTATCTCGGCCCGACGTTCGACCGTGCGGAGATCGGCTCCACCGAGTACCAGCGGCCCGGATCTCGGCCGGATACGGCGGCTGAAATCGAAAAACGCGGCCACGTTCCGCTCGTCCAGGAACGAATCGCGGACCCGCGAGAATTCGGTTTCTTCGCGCTCTACGATCACGGCGATCCAGTCGCGACCTTCCAGCACTGTCAGCGTCGTGGGTGGGAGTACTGCGGCGGTCCGAGC encodes the following:
- a CDS encoding carboxylate--amine ligase, coding for MQRHRDDTSVVVPGIGAPSSVACLRSLRPRGVRTIVGSESRSTPAATSAYRDEFVGLPDPTTDLPGYGDDLLSLAERPDVETIIPVREEDVYVLADRKGAFADEIATPWPDFDTLRRVQDRIDLFDAADAAGVAAPETERLDEWDDWDRETIVKPRYTVAAPEYLGPTFDRAEIGSTEYQRPGSRPDTAAEIEKRGHVPLVQERIADPREFGFFALYDHGDPVATFQHCQRRGWEYCGGPSAYRESVHIPELETAGRALLDELEWHGLAMVEFLRDPADGEFKLMEINPRFWSSLPFSVRVGADFPYYYWKLAIDEPITSNPTYEAGIGGHLLRGELSYLHSVATKEYPLVDRPSLSGAVHDVATSILRYPRFDYAVADDPVPFFQDGVNLVRAWLHSRAGSDRSAGAPTDAMAETEPPDDGRAESTETSPSVDGDATRSIQTDGGSRSGSRRP